The window ATTACCAGGGGCTTTTAGGAGATTCTGCACCGGTGAAAACTGATGTTGAAAAGAATTTTATGGAGTTATATTTTGAATCTGAGGATTTAAAGGGGGTTCAAGAAAAATTAGAATCCATAGGTTCTAAATTCATTCACGGTATCCGTGAACAGCCATGGGGGCAGAGGGTGATGCGGTTCTATGATCCAGATGGTTATATCATTGAAGTAGGGGAACCACTGGAATTTGTAATAAGGAGATTTGCTACCCAGTGTCTTTCCACAGAAGAGATATCTGAAAAGTCTTCCATGCCCATTGAATTTGTAAAAAAGGTTCTTGAAGAAAATATTTTAGAGTAAAAAAAACTATTCTACTAAAAACTATTCTACGAAAATAAAGCGCAGGGGACGGGATTCGAACCCGCGCGATCCAAAGGATCATGGGATTAGCAGTCCCACGCCGTACCAGGCTGGGCCACCCCTGCAAATGATTTATCTACTTTTCATGAAATGTATACCAATTTTTAAAAAAGTGGTGATCAAAACATTGTTTAATCTACTATTTAAAGACAAGGATTCACTCACATCTTTTAAATCTGATTTTGTATATGTTAAAACTATCTTTTTATAGTTGTGATCAAACTTTACTTAAAAGTTTAATTTGAAATGGGCACGCTCAAGGGTGGACAGCCCTCGTAACTGATGGTTATCCAGAAACTCAGCTCCGCCCCGTTGCTCCACAAGCATCAGCTGTTCAAAGTAGAGTTGCTCCTTTCCAGGCCTGACCCGTTCCCCTGGTTAAGACAGTTTACTCTGGCCCTCCAGCCAGAACCCTGCCACCACTAATCCTGCGGGACGAGGTTTCTACGCTTAGATCCTGGGCCAGCAACTATTCAAACTGCCGCCCCTTGAACTTCGACTGCACCATATAGGGGATGTGCGCTTACAGAGGACCCCTGACCCTCCAGTCTAGCCCAGTTATTGTTGGTTTTGCTGGTATTTTAAGGTTACGATTTTCAAAATTTCACCATTTTTAAAAACAATGCCCCTCTCATATTCCATATTAATCCACAACATCCTGACATGAATTATTTTTTTTCAGTTTTCGTCTATGTTATGGTGATTTTTTAAATTTAATTAATTATTATCCATTTTTGAGTTTATTGAGTTTATTTTATTTTGTTTACAACTAATAATTCATTTTAGAACAGTTCGTTAATTTAGAAACCGTTTATAACAAAAAATATATTGAACCAATGTCATATACTGTCTATTGATAATAATGCCATGTCGTGATGATTAGAAAAAGTGGAGGGAAATAATGAAAGCAGATGCTGTTAAAATTGGTGAAGGTGTGTACTGGATTGGTGTTATGGATTGGGATATCCGAAGTTATCATGGTTATACTCTGAAAGGGACAACTTATAACGCTTATTTGGTTTTTGGAGAAGATGAGGTAGTTATCATTGATAACACCTATCCTGGCTCTTCTGCACAGTTGTGGGGAAGAGTGGAAGATGCCTTCCAAAAAGAAGGGAGGGAGTTGAAAATTGATGTTATCATTCAGAACCATGTCGAACGTGACCATAGTGGTTCTCTGGGTGAAATTCACAAACGCTTCCCAGATGCCCCTATCTACTGTAGCCAGGTGGCAATTAACGGTCTAAAACAGCATTACCCTTCACTGGAAGATGCGGATTTCCATCCTGTTAAAACTGGTGACTCACTGGAGGTTGGTGGTCGAACCTTTGCTTTCCTGGATGCTAAAATGATTCATTGGCCGGATAGTATGTTCACCCTCCTGATGGATGAAGGTATCCTGTTTTCTAATGATGCCTTTGGCCAGCACCTTTGTTTAAAGGAGCGATATGACCATGAAATTCCAGAATACTTGTTGATGAATGCTGCTCAAAAATTCTATGCTAACCTGGTTACTCCAGCTTCCATGCTGGTGTTGCGCAAGTTAGAAGAGGTTGACAAGTTAGGATTGCTTGACAAGATCAAGATGATTGCCCCAGCCCATGGTCAGATCTGGACTGATCCTGCAAAGATCCTGACTGCTTACAGTAACTGGGCCAGTGGCCAGTGCAAGGATAAAGCCACCATAATCTATGACACCATGCATTACTCCACCCGTATGATGGCCCATGCCCTGGCAGAGGGTCTTATGAGTGGGGATGTGGAGGTGGAGATGTACTTCCTCCATGATGATGAACGCAGCGAAATAGTTAACGATATATTAGAGAGCAAAGCCCTGTTGTTAGGAGTTCCAACCATATTCAATGGCCCCTATCCAAGCTTTGGAGATCTGCTTTACTACTTAGAAGGACTCAGCTTCCAGCGTACCGGGATCAAAAGACTGGCTGCCACCTTCGGGTCCAAGGGTTGGAGTGGTAAAGGTGCGGTGAAAGTTGCTGAAACTCTAGGAAAATGTGGATTTGATATTCTGGACACCTTTGAGGTTACTTATGTGCCCACCAAGGATGAACTAGATAAATGTTACCAGATAGGTCAGGAAATGGCTCAAAAGATCAAAAAAATGTAATTTTATCTATGATTAATGAAAAAATTTCTTATAAATCTTAAAAAACATGATTAGGAGGGGAATTATGAAGTCATTGGAATTTGAAAGTGGTATGGAAAATGAAAAAAAGGTTATGGTGGCTATATTCTGGACTAACCGAAAGGCTGCTAGAACCGAAGGATGTGCTCCTTTTCGGATAAAGAAAATCGAAACTTCGAATGATATCTACACCCCTGATGGGAATAAATTGCTTAAATTGAGTGATGAAATCATGGAAGATATGGTTCAAACCCTTGATGCCGGTAAATCAATCCCTATGGAATTTGGTATTGGAGAAGAAAAATTAAACATCATTCTTGGTGCTGATTCATTTTCTGTTTCCGCAGAAAAAAGTCCAGAGATAGAAGAGGAGATAATTGAAAAACTGGAGATGGAATTTCCCAAGAAGTTCCCCAGTTTATGTGACTCTTTCAAACCCCGGGTAGTTCCTAAGAAATAAATAATTGAATCAGAAATATCCACTATTTTTCTTTTATTACTTATTCTATGCAGATATAATCCAAATTTAAGTCTTATGGGTTGATTTAATCAAAATAACCATCACACAAGTGAAATGGTTTAAATTAAAAAGAACTTCACAAAATTTGACTTTTAAAGTTTAATACACCTTATTATGTCTCCATCAGAAACAATACCCACCAGATCATGATTATCCAGCACTATTAACTGGTTTATGATCCCATCATCTGAACCGTATTCCTGCATCTTGTTCACCGCAGTTGACAGGTCATCTTCAGGCGAGACATATATCACCTGTTCAACCATTACTTCTCCCACTGTGGTTCCTAATTCATATTTATCCAGGATGAGATTATGGCCTAAATCTGTGGCAGTTACTATTCCCACCAGGGTCTCCCCGTCTACTACAGGTAATGAACTTATTTTATGTTTCATCAGCTTTTCAAAGGCAAATACAACATCCTCATTAGGAGGTACAGTTATAACCTTACTGCTCATCACATCCTTAACCTTTAGTTTCAACATTGTCTTCACTTCCATAGGTTTTTGTAATTTCTTCAATAATGGATTCAATGGTAGTTGTGATATCTATGTTCTCAATAACTGGCACATGATACTTGTTAGCCTGGCTCTCGAAATATTTATGAGTCCTTCGAATAGCACCGAAATAGTTCATATACCTTTCAAGAGGCCTTCTAGCCCATTGTTGCCTGCATCTCGAGTAGAATCTTCCCTTATGGACTTCTTCATCTTCAAGTGTTAAGATGAACATGTGTACATTGTGTCTGGAAACCAGATCTTCTCTGATGAATCCGGGTACGATGTGAACACCTTCAATAACTATGCTGATACCTTCAGTTATGGAACGTTCAATTACAGCCTCCACACCAACACTCACCGTGTCCACATGGTCTCTGAAACCAATGAGAACCTCATCTAGTTCTGGTGGTGGGGGTATGCGCAGGGAGCGGTAAGCAGTGTAACTTGATTCATACAGTGTGGGTAGAAGTTCCTTAGATGAAGTTTTCCGCATTACCTCACGGATCATGTCCGTGCTGATCATGTTGCGGATTCCCAGACGATTAGCCACCTCAAATGCAATGGAAGAAGTTCCTACTCCTGAAGAACCCCCTACTAGAATTACTAAGGGGTCCTGACACTTTCTGATCCTTTTCCACAAACCATACTGGGATGCTATTTCACTGTCCTCCTCTTTAAGCCTTTGGCGAACGATAGTAACTAGATCATCCAGTTTAATAAGGGTGACACCATCCTTTTTGAGTTGGGCTTCAATCTGTGAAGAGAAGGTGTAAGCTTTATTGGGATCCATCTCTGCACGGGTCAGGGACCTGGCCAGAACACCCTTTGAAAAGGGTTCCCGGTATTTTTTACCACTCACTTCTCCTTCAACCATGATCATTGTTTATCTCACCTCAACAAGGGGGGATCGTGGAAACATAAAAATCAAAATATTATTTGTCAACATCATTTAAAACATTTTCTGTGGTGATTTTTTTATCCCTTAAATAGAGAAGGGTAAATCTCCAACTTAAAGTTTAATAATTCCAGTTTCGATTTTTTCCTCATCAGGAGAATCAGGAATCTTAATTAAACAGGCGTGACCATGGGAAAGTTCTCCCGGGTTTATTATTTGAGTATTTCCTATCTTATCAATGCCTCTGGCTTCATGTATATGTCCACAGATATTTATGGTTGGTTGCAGTTCTTCAATTATTTTACGGAGACTTTTACTTCCCACATGCTCCCCTGAAGGTAACAGGTCCGTTTTGGTGCCATAAGGTGGTGCATGAGTGACAAAAAGAGTTATTTTCTCATTTTTAACACCTTCAAGGGCTTTTTTAGCCTCATCGTAGATCTGAATCTCTTCAAATTCCAGGGGAGTGTTAAACGGTGTTGGATTAGACCCTCCAAAACCACACACTCCTATATTTTTTATCACCATACCCCTGGCGTGGAGGTTTACAGCCTGGGAGTTGTCTATGTTGATATGGAGTGACTCTGGATCGCAGTTACCTGGGATTGCCAGTACCGGGATTTGGAATGAAGAAATTTCATTTAATATGTCCTCCCCTAACTCTGCTGGGCCGAAATGGGTTATGTCACCTGCTATTATTATCAGATCCACCTTGTTATCCTTGAGATAATTCCGTATTGGTTTAATATTTCCATGAAGATCACTGACAGCCAGAATTTTCATTGGCATCCTCCTGTATCACTCTACTCTTTTTTTTATGAAATTTTGTCAAATAAAAGTAAGATTGAACTGTTAAACATTTAAGTAAGTTAACTATTAACATCTGTAGATTCTATTAAACATCTTCTTCCCTTTCTTTCAACTGTTCTTTAAAGAACGATGAAAGTTCTTGAAGACTTTTTTTGAGATTTTCTTTATCCCCATATACTGATATCAGATCATCTTCATCAAACTCAATTATAACATTGTGATACTCGGCTATTTCCTGAACCCTATCTTCGGAGAGTGGTGCTTTGAAGTTAACACGAATCATTGAAAACCCAGAAGGAGCACCAACCACGAACTTGGAATCAGTTTTTTTCTGAGGATATACCACCTCTCCTCGGGAAGCTTTTAACAGTTTATTCATCCATTGAGAACTGTATTCTTCGCCTATACCATCAGCCAGGTTCATTAAGGTATTCTGAATTTTAGTTAAAAATTCATTAATTCTAGCTACTTCAACCTGTCTTTCAGGGTCGGTAGGATCCACCTTGTAAAAATTTATGGTGGTTTTGGCCATCTGTATGTTTTTAGTAACCTCTTTAGGAATTTCTGTTCCTTTTTTCTTAAGATCAGTTAAAAGTTCCACCAAAACCAGCCAGGTCTGTTCGGCAGGTAGTTCATTCATAAGTAACCTTCCAGGACCTGTTTGGAACGGTGATTGAGTTTGGCATCAGCTTCCTTAAGTTCTTCATCGATTTGTTCAAAACTCGTGTATGAGTCTAAAAACAGCACGTGAACACTTTCTGTGCCTATTATATCTAGAATTGCTATATCATCATTTTCATCAAGTGATTTATTTTCTATTGATGCCTTGTACTGTACAAAAGGACCATATTTTTCCGGTAATTCTTTGTATTTGAAAATTCCAGCTAGACTGGCTACGAACAAAAAAAACACCTCTTTTAATTTGGTATTAGATCAATCTTTTCAGAGATCAATCTTTTAGTTAGAATTAGTATTTAATCAGTATTTTGAAAATAAAAAACTTTTCTAAAAAAAAGAAATTAGAGGGAGAATGTGTTTATTCTCCACCGGTTATTTCATCTAAGTAACATTTGTCCAGAGCAGAGTCTGTGCAGATCTGGTGTGCGTCTACGGTTAGTTCTTCTTTAGGCAGTCCCATGGCCATTCCATAGAGTTGTGCCAGGTGGAAGACAGGGATTTCAAAGTCTGTTCCGAATTTTTCATTGACTTCGACTTGTCCCACGTCGAATTGAAGGTGACAGAATGGGCAGACATTTACAATGGCATCTACACCTGCTTCTCTCATGTTGGTGAGTTTTTCTTTGGTGAAATCAGCGGTCACGTCCAGGTCTCTGGATCTTAGGCCACCACCAGCACCACAGCACATCATTTTGTCTTTGTATGGGATTGATTTAGCACCAGTTACTTCCACTAATTCGTCAAGTATGGTTGGTTTCATTGGGTTATCTATACCTATTTCTGCGCTGGGTTTCAGGAAGTGGCAGCCATAGTGTACAGCTACTTTGAGGTTTTCCAGTGGGTTGGTTACTAATTCACCAAGTTTTTCCATTCCCACATCGTTGTAGAGAATTTCTGCGAAGTGTCGTACTTGGATTTCACCTTTATATTCGCGTCCTGCTTCTGCTAAGACTTTGTTGATCTTTTCCTTCATCTCTGCATCTTCATGTAGCATGTGGTTGCTTTCGAATAGAGATCCGAAACATCCATTACATTCAGTCATGATGTCGTTTCCCTGTTCTTCAGCTATGGTGAGGTTTCGGGCAGCGATGGCAGCCCAGGTAGTTCTGTCAAATGAACCAAATACTCCAGGTGCAGGGCAGCATGATGCTCCTTCCATGTCTTTAAGACCTACATCTAGTGCGTCAAAGAGTAATCTGGTGGATTTTTCGATACCTGGGTATCGGTTGTTCATGATACATCCTAAGAAGTATGCAAATTCTTGTTCAGCCATATTTATCACCTTAATCTATTGTTTCTGTTTCCCAGTTGTAGCCTATGAGGTTGTCGAATTGTGTGGCTTTTACTATGGTCTGGACTTCTTCCAGAGCTTCTGGGAAGCTGTGGGTTGTTGGTGGTAGTTCATCTAGGCCCACGCTTTTTCTGAGTTCCTTGGTTTGTGGGTTGATTGGTACACCGTGGCCAGTTTTAATTACGAAACTTCCCACCATTTTGTGTGCTTTTCCCATGTATCCTGCCTGGGCAGCGTAGTTTCGCACGATTTTCACTATGTCCACGATTTTAATACCTCTTGGGCATCTTTCCTGGCATTCGTAACAGGTAGTACACATCCATAAAGTATCATCAGGAATAACATCTTCTTTTAAGCCTATGAGGGATCTTCTAACTAATTGTCTTATCCTGTAAGGGGTTCTTCTTCCTGATGGGCATGCAGCAGTACAGGTACCACATTGGAAACATATTCCAAGTGATTCTCCACCAGCATCGATTATTTCCTGTTTGAAATTTTCATCTATGTCTGCTCGGGTTACTATGGCTTCATCCTTTTGCAGTAAAGTCATACTCTCACTCCTTTCTTTTTTTGGCTTTTTTTCTGATTTAACTGGTTTTTCAGCTTCAGCCTTTTCCGGTTTCTTTTCTTTTTTGGTCTCTGCTTTTTCTGCAGCAATTGAGTCTTTGGTTTTCTCTTCTGCCGGTTTATCTTCTACTTTTTCCGGCTTCTCTTCTGCTGGAACTTCGTTGGCTTTCTCTTGTGCTCTGGTTTCTTTTTCTTCAACCGGGGGCTTGTCTTTTTCTGATTTCACTGCTTCTTCTTTCTTTTCCGAATCATCTTCGCCACTAAATACGTTTTTCAAGCGTTTTAAAAAGCTCATTATCTTCACGCCCCGGTCATCCTACGGTTCTCTTGTAAAACCATGTGATTTCCAGTTCAAAATCTAGAGACCAGTATATATAAAGGTTGCTAAAAATTCACTTAGTGTCACCTTTTAGGTTACAGTAGTTTACTTCTGCTGATTTTTTTTTACTGTCTTAACCTGTCACATGTAAAAATGGGAAGAACTTTTCACGGATCGAACAACATATAATAGTACTAATAAATATCTCAATTAAACAAATCAATTAAATCATGTGTAAGAATGAGCAAACCACAACTTGATGTTAAAAGAATCTATGCCACTATTACAGTGGCATTTGCCTGGCTGCTATTTATGGCCCTGTGGCTTTTCTACTATGCCACTAATTACAATCTGATCCAAAACTTGGGCATTGGACTGGCCTTTCTGGTGGTAGCAGGAATAATCATTGGGGTAATGTGGGTGCCTTGGGCCATGAAGCAGGAATCAGCATGTTAGAGATAAAACTACACGACGGACCAGCCCGACAGGGCAAATATCAGGACATTGAAACACCAAATATTTTAAGATCAATCCAGGAATTAATGGTTGATGATGAACCCATGCCCTATGATGTTCCTAAAGAATTGGCAGAATGGTCAGTTCAAAATACCCTTAAAAAAGCTGAAAATGGAAAGGGCCTTGCTGTTATACACGGGTCTAAATATGTTAATCTTCGCCTTGAATGTGCTAATGCTCTTGAAAAAATGGGTTACCGCCTTTTCCTAGTGGCAAACTCTGAAGAACTTCTTAAAAGACCCCGTGATCTTTTAAAGATCATTATTAATCTCAGGGAGAATATGAATCCTAATTCAGCACTATTTTTCCCCTTTGCCAAGCTGGAATTCATACCCCTCTTGGTGTATCTGGGAGTGGATTTATTCAGCCTGACAACTGCAGATTTTTATGCCCAATTAGGAGTGATGATGACCCCCTGTGGTAATTATGATCTGAGAGAATATCCCTTGTATGATCTAAATCCAGAAGAACTCAAAGAGTACAACAGGAATTCTCTGGATTTTGTTTTAAGAGAGGTCAGAGCACATGTGCAGAATGGTACTTTGCGTAATTTAGTGGAAGAAAGGTGTTGTTCTTCTCCTGAGGCTATGTCTGCTTTAAGGATCCTGGACAGAGACTATGAATATTTCCTGGATAAGTATACGCCATTGTACTAACCCCACAATCATTATGCAGTTTACCTACTCTTTTTGACTCTGTCCATTTGATGCATAAAAATTAATTTTTTAATCAAAATTCTTTCATAAATCACAATTTTTTTTAATCACAACTCTTTCTTAACAGATTCAACTAGGTAATGGTATCTGCCAACTTCTTCAGTTCCACCAATGGTGAATCCATGTTCTTCCAATATTAACTCCACATCTTCAGGACTCAAACGGACATCAAAAGATGGTCCAGGTGGTCCCTCAACTTTGTCAAATTCCACCACAGCAAAGGTGCCTCCTGGCTTTAAAATTCTTTTTATCTCAGTTAAAACCGGTATTAACGTTTTTTCACTGGCAAATCCGTGAAGAACGTTGACCATGACACATTTATCAACAAGATCATCGTCTAAAGGGATACCAACAGTCATGTCTGCCTGTATCACTTCCATGTTTGTTATCTCATTTTGACTAGCCTCTTTTCTGAGACTATCAAGGCTGGGTTCATATGCGTCCAGTGCATAAACCCGTCCACTAGATTTAACTATTTTTGATGCGGCCAATGATATGTAACCATCCCCGCAACCAGCATCCAAAAATTTATCACCATTTTCTAACCCAATTGACTCTAGAATACGGTTAGCATCCA is drawn from Methanobacterium petrolearium and contains these coding sequences:
- a CDS encoding VOC family protein, translating into MEVRYICPLITVKDIEKSRKFYVEVLNQEVEIDHGANLAFKGGFAIHDIDHYQGLLGDSAPVKTDVEKNFMELYFESEDLKGVQEKLESIGSKFIHGIREQPWGQRVMRFYDPDGYIIEVGEPLEFVIRRFATQCLSTEEISEKSSMPIEFVKKVLEENILE
- a CDS encoding FprA family A-type flavoprotein, producing MKADAVKIGEGVYWIGVMDWDIRSYHGYTLKGTTYNAYLVFGEDEVVIIDNTYPGSSAQLWGRVEDAFQKEGRELKIDVIIQNHVERDHSGSLGEIHKRFPDAPIYCSQVAINGLKQHYPSLEDADFHPVKTGDSLEVGGRTFAFLDAKMIHWPDSMFTLLMDEGILFSNDAFGQHLCLKERYDHEIPEYLLMNAAQKFYANLVTPASMLVLRKLEEVDKLGLLDKIKMIAPAHGQIWTDPAKILTAYSNWASGQCKDKATIIYDTMHYSTRMMAHALAEGLMSGDVEVEMYFLHDDERSEIVNDILESKALLLGVPTIFNGPYPSFGDLLYYLEGLSFQRTGIKRLAATFGSKGWSGKGAVKVAETLGKCGFDILDTFEVTYVPTKDELDKCYQIGQEMAQKIKKM
- a CDS encoding CBS domain-containing protein, with amino-acid sequence MLKLKVKDVMSSKVITVPPNEDVVFAFEKLMKHKISSLPVVDGETLVGIVTATDLGHNLILDKYELGTTVGEVMVEQVIYVSPEDDLSTAVNKMQEYGSDDGIINQLIVLDNHDLVGIVSDGDIIRCIKL
- a CDS encoding 2-phosphoglycerate kinase, producing MIMVEGEVSGKKYREPFSKGVLARSLTRAEMDPNKAYTFSSQIEAQLKKDGVTLIKLDDLVTIVRQRLKEEDSEIASQYGLWKRIRKCQDPLVILVGGSSGVGTSSIAFEVANRLGIRNMISTDMIREVMRKTSSKELLPTLYESSYTAYRSLRIPPPPELDEVLIGFRDHVDTVSVGVEAVIERSITEGISIVIEGVHIVPGFIREDLVSRHNVHMFILTLEDEEVHKGRFYSRCRQQWARRPLERYMNYFGAIRRTHKYFESQANKYHVPVIENIDITTTIESIIEEITKTYGSEDNVETKG
- a CDS encoding metallophosphoesterase: MKILAVSDLHGNIKPIRNYLKDNKVDLIIIAGDITHFGPAELGEDILNEISSFQIPVLAIPGNCDPESLHINIDNSQAVNLHARGMVIKNIGVCGFGGSNPTPFNTPLEFEEIQIYDEAKKALEGVKNEKITLFVTHAPPYGTKTDLLPSGEHVGSKSLRKIIEELQPTINICGHIHEARGIDKIGNTQIINPGELSHGHACLIKIPDSPDEEKIETGIIKL
- a CDS encoding DUF2096 domain-containing protein; protein product: MNELPAEQTWLVLVELLTDLKKKGTEIPKEVTKNIQMAKTTINFYKVDPTDPERQVEVARINEFLTKIQNTLMNLADGIGEEYSSQWMNKLLKASRGEVVYPQKKTDSKFVVGAPSGFSMIRVNFKAPLSEDRVQEIAEYHNVIIEFDEDDLISVYGDKENLKKSLQELSSFFKEQLKEREEDV
- a CDS encoding DUF749 domain-containing protein; its protein translation is MFVASLAGIFKYKELPEKYGPFVQYKASIENKSLDENDDIAILDIIGTESVHVLFLDSYTSFEQIDEELKEADAKLNHRSKQVLEGYL
- the hdrB gene encoding CoB--CoM heterodisulfide reductase subunit B, with the protein product MAEQEFAYFLGCIMNNRYPGIEKSTRLLFDALDVGLKDMEGASCCPAPGVFGSFDRTTWAAIAARNLTIAEEQGNDIMTECNGCFGSLFESNHMLHEDAEMKEKINKVLAEAGREYKGEIQVRHFAEILYNDVGMEKLGELVTNPLENLKVAVHYGCHFLKPSAEIGIDNPMKPTILDELVEVTGAKSIPYKDKMMCCGAGGGLRSRDLDVTADFTKEKLTNMREAGVDAIVNVCPFCHLQFDVGQVEVNEKFGTDFEIPVFHLAQLYGMAMGLPKEELTVDAHQICTDSALDKCYLDEITGGE
- the hdrC gene encoding CoB--CoM heterodisulfide reductase subunit C; the encoded protein is MSFLKRLKNVFSGEDDSEKKEEAVKSEKDKPPVEEKETRAQEKANEVPAEEKPEKVEDKPAEEKTKDSIAAEKAETKKEKKPEKAEAEKPVKSEKKPKKERSESMTLLQKDEAIVTRADIDENFKQEIIDAGGESLGICFQCGTCTAACPSGRRTPYRIRQLVRRSLIGLKEDVIPDDTLWMCTTCYECQERCPRGIKIVDIVKIVRNYAAQAGYMGKAHKMVGSFVIKTGHGVPINPQTKELRKSVGLDELPPTTHSFPEALEEVQTIVKATQFDNLIGYNWETETID
- a CDS encoding archaeosine tRNA-ribosyltransferase codes for the protein MGALGHEAGISMLEIKLHDGPARQGKYQDIETPNILRSIQELMVDDEPMPYDVPKELAEWSVQNTLKKAENGKGLAVIHGSKYVNLRLECANALEKMGYRLFLVANSEELLKRPRDLLKIIINLRENMNPNSALFFPFAKLEFIPLLVYLGVDLFSLTTADFYAQLGVMMTPCGNYDLREYPLYDLNPEELKEYNRNSLDFVLREVRAHVQNGTLRNLVEERCCSSPEAMSALRILDRDYEYFLDKYTPLY
- a CDS encoding class I SAM-dependent methyltransferase, with protein sequence MQTEKHTHKHHGKSSRGVLDANRILESIGLENGDKFLDAGCGDGYISLAASKIVKSSGRVYALDAYEPSLDSLRKEASQNEITNMEVIQADMTVGIPLDDDLVDKCVMVNVLHGFASEKTLIPVLTEIKRILKPGGTFAVVEFDKVEGPPGPSFDVRLSPEDVELILEEHGFTIGGTEEVGRYHYLVESVKKEL